One Sebastes umbrosus isolate fSebUmb1 chromosome 6, fSebUmb1.pri, whole genome shotgun sequence DNA window includes the following coding sequences:
- the dock3 gene encoding dedicator of cytokinesis protein 3 isoform X2, which translates to MWIPTEEEKIGVVICNFRSSICQALVLEIGETVQILEKSEGWYRGFSTKKPSIKGIFPVSYVHLKKSTVTNRGLCETVVPLEDPIITETTSTLQEWGVLWKQLYVKHKVDLFHKLRHVMNELIDLRRQLIQGHLAQDQTREIKRHITVRLDWGNEHLGLDLVPRKEFEMVDPDQISISELHKLHVSSRHCGQQSTTQGDSTRQRHGDGCRVPVSHHLFINLKSFTYNSISEDADVFFFLYDTREAKQISEKFMVKLNKNGGPKNPEKVDRLCALFTDLSSKDLKRDLYIVAHVIRTGRMLLNDSKKGPPHVQYRRPYGCAVLAMSDVFHTITDLKEEKDFVLKVYTCNNENEWYQIQENIIRKSNTKYSAPSTNYGLIISLQLLRGELEQIRRENQAVFNRALALTRKLGFPDVILPGDTRNDLYLTLERGEFERGGKSVQKNIEVTLYVLYADGDTLKDCISLGSGEPNTSEYRSFVLYHNNSPRWSEMVKLPIPIDRFRGSHLRFEFRHCSTKDKGEKKLFGFAFTPLMREDGTTLSDESHELYVYKCDENATFSNQGLYLSLPCCKEDFNSCPNLPANLPFQRSPKETFWVSTILCSTKLTQNVDLLALLNWKAHPDRVLDILGRLRQISGEEIVKFLRDVLDTLFCLLDDNTDKYGPLVFQSLVFIINLLRDSRFYHFRPVMDSYIQNHFAGALAYKELIRCLKWYMDRSAEVVRQDHIQEAMRALEYLFKFIVQSRILYSRATCGMEEEQFRASIQELFQSIRFVLSLDSRSSENLVFTQAALLNSFPDIFDELLQMFTVQEVAEYVRGTLGSMPSTVDIGQSMDVVKLQSIARTVESRLFFFPESRSILLPVVLHHIHLHLRQQRELLICSGILGSIFSIIKTSSMESSVQEEVEMMVESLLDVLLQTLLSIMSKSHSVETSRGQRCPQCTAEITGEYVSCLLSLLRQMTELHFHHLLNNFHSKEELKEFLLKIFCVFRNLMKLTIFPRDWSVMRLLTSHIIVVTTQFLSPALHKNFSEADFDFKVWNSFFSLTVLYINQPSLQLEAIGPAKRKKVLDKNGDMRVMMAYELFSMWQKLGDNKPHFIPGMMGPFLGVTLVPQTEVRNIMIPIFHDMMDWEQRKNGNFKQVEAELMDKLDSMVSDGKGDDNHRELFSLLTQLFGPYPSLLEKIEQETWRETGISFVTSVTRLVERLLDYRDCMKGDEMENKNKIGGSVNLMNFYKSEVNKEDMYIRYIHKLCDLHLQAEDFTEAAFTLLLYWELLQWEDRPLRDFLHYPCQSEWQRKENLSRKILHYFNKGKCWEYGISLCRELAFQYETLYDYQSLSWIRKMEAAYYDNIIEQQRIEPEFFRMGFYGRKFPFFLRNKEFVCRGYDYERLEDFQQRMLGEFPQAIAMQHPNQPDDTILQSDAQYLQIYAVTPVSDISDVPQLERVPERIKSFYRINNVSRFHYDRPFHKGPKDRENEFRSLWIERTTLILSRPLPGISRWAEVERREVMEVSPLENAIYVVENKTQELRTLISQYQHRQHHGNINPLSMCLNGVIDAAVNGGIARYQEAFFDKDYISSHPEDTERITHLKDLMQEQVHILGVGLAVHEKLVHPEMRPLHKKLVDQFHMMRTGLHHYMVGSQQGVPGVDRFGPAGCQGVNSPRGILSSHSHMSPESVRLIHRHSPLNLQGSIRHSSSSLSSHTSSEAGNLVIMTDGLMGEHPEEALHMQPSPSSSSLSSIRSNSSQIINSAPSSARGSPSLPDKAKHNREVMILLPSHRERGNNSMYYNMAENGQNNHMQRALLQQVSPCKPCADPHMNLPEKVFPNAPSSWSLDGENREQMSYMPASAGGVIMPPVPPRSFPSGHFLMHCDAFHHQNSDPPPALPVRSLRKSPLHPIPGSPTSPQSALGGSNSTLSGSASSGVSSLSESNFGGQYPDPGPIRNDALEPLPSHLWSPPDEYLASPYLHIHYGGPELDSVDPVRPFHYRSPASHPHNHPHPHAHAHPGMDGHSHGPLPHHHAPIHGPHHIPYRRPQPPAVPPKPYLREGCIPEEELPPQPIPLPRRIFHSPHGHREDQGKHPWEQCINEEHEETQ; encoded by the exons gcTGTGCGAGACGGTGGTGCCCCTCGAGGACCCTATTATCACAGAAACCACCTCCACACTGCAGGAATGGGGGGTCCTGTGGAAGCAGCTCTATGTG AAACACAAGGTGGATCTATTCCATAAGCTGCGTCATGTGATGAACGAGCTCATCGACCTGCGTCGGCAGCTGATCCAGGGTCACCTCGCCCAGGACCAGACTCGTGAGATTAAGCGGCACATCACTGTACGGCTTGACTGGGGCAATGA GCACCTTGGCTTAGACCTTGTTCCCAGAAAAGAGTTTGAAATGGTGGATCCAGATCAGATCAGCATATCAGAGCTACACAAACTG CACGTATCCAGCAGACACTGTGGTCAGCAAAGCACAACCCAG GGTGACAGCACGAGACAGCGGCACGGTGACGGTTGCCGTGTCCCCGTGTCGCACCACCTCTTCATCAATCTGAAGAGCTTTACTTACAACAGCATCAGCGAGGATGCAGACGTCTTCTTCTTTCTATATGATACTCGTGAGGCCAAACAGATCAG tgaGAAGTTCATGGTGAAGCTGAACAAAAATGGAGGACCAAAGAATCCAGAAAAGGTTGATCGTCTGTGTGCTCTCTTCACG GACCTGAGCAGTAAAGACTTGAAGAGAGACCTGTACATCGTTGCCCATGTCATAAGAACTG GTCGTATGCTACTGAACGACtcaaagaaaggcccacctcaTGTGCAGTACAGACGACCTTATGGCTGCGCTGTTCTTGCCATGAGTGATGTTTTCCACACCATCACAGACCTCAAAGAGGAGAAGGACTTTGTGCTCAAAGTTTATAC ATGCAACAATGAGAACGAGTGGTACCAGATACAGGAGAACATCATCCGCAAGTCCAACACCAAGTACTCAGCTCCCAGCACCAACTATG GCCTCATCATTTCCCTGCAGTTGCTGCGGGGTGAGTTGGAGCAGATCAGACGGGAGAACCAGGCTGTGTTCAACAGGGCCCTGGCACTCACACGCAAACTGGGTTTCCCAGATGTCATCCTGCCAG GTGACACACGCAATGACCTGTATCTGACCCTGGAGCGGGGAGAGTTTGAGAGGGGCGGCAAGAGCGTCCAGAAGAACATCGAAGTCACCCTCTATGTACTTTATGCAGATGGGGACACACTCAAA GACTGCATCAGTTTGGGCAGCGGGGAGCCCAACACCAGTGAATATCGTTCTTTTGTCCTCTACCACAACAACAGCCCTCGCTGGAGCGAGATGGTCAAGCTGCCCATTCCCATAGATCGTTTCAGAGGATCCCACCTACGCTTTGAGTTCAGACACTGCTCCA CTAAAgacaaaggagagaaaaaactcTTTGGTTTTGCTTTCACTCCTCTGATGAGAGAAGATGGGACCACACTGTCAGATGAAAGCCATGAGTTATATGTGTACAAG TGTGATGAAAATGCCACCTTCAGTAACCAGGGCCTGTACCTGAGTCTGCCCTGCTGTAAAGAGGACTTCAACAGCTGCCCCAACCTGCCGGCCAACCTGCCCTTCCAGAGAAGCCCCAAAGAAACCTTCTGGGTCTCCACGATACTCTGCTCCACCAAACTCACACAAAATG TGGACCTTCTGGCTCTTCTGAACTGGAAGGCCCATCCAGACAGAGTGTTGGACATCCTCGGTCGGTTACGTCAGATTAGCGGAGAGGAGATTGTCAAG TTCTTGCGAGATGTCCTGGATACGCTCTTCTGTCTTTTAGATGACAACACTGATAAATACGGGCCGCTGGTTTTCCAGTCACTG GTGTTTATCATTAACCTGCTCAGGGACAGCCGTTTCTACCACTTCAGACCTGTCATGGACTCCTACATCCAAAATCACTTTGCTGGAGCTTTGGCATACAA AGAGCTGATTCGATGTCTGAAGTGGTACATGGACCGCTCGGCTGAGGTCGTCCGACAGGACCACATCCAGGAAGCCATGAGG GCTCTAGAGTACCTGTTCAAGTTCATCGTCCAGTCTCGTATCCTGTACTCGAGAGCCACCTgcgggatggaggaggagcagtTCAGAGCGAGCATCCAAGAGCTCTTCCAGTCGATCCGCTTCGTCCTGAGTCTGGACAGCCGCAGCTCAGAGAACCTGGTGTTCACTCAG GCAGCACTGTTGAACAGTTTCCCTGATATCTTTGAtgagctgctgcagatgttcaCTGTTCAGGAGGTAGCCGAATATGTCAGGGGCACCCTAGGGAGCATGCCCAGCACGGTGGACATTGGCCAGTCTATGGATGTAGTCAAACTGCAGTCCATTGCTCGTACAGTCGAGAGCcgcctcttcttcttccctg AGTCTCGAAGTATTCTGCTGCCGGTGGTTCTGCATCACATCCACCTTCATCTGCGCCAGCAGAGGGAGCTGCTCATCTGTTCTGGGATCCTTGGCAGCATCTTTTCCATAATTAAGACGAGCTCCATG gAGTCTTCTGttcaggaggaagtggagatgatGGTGGAGAGCCTTCTGGATGTGCTGCTGCAGACTCTGCTGTCCATCATGAGCAAGTCTCACTCAGTGGAGACGTCCAGAGGACAACGCTGTCCCCAGTGCACTGCCGAGATAACG GGGGAGTATGTttcctgtcttctctctctgctaCGTCAGATGACAGAGCTCCACTTTCATCATCTACTTAACAACTTCCACAGCAAAGAGGAGCTGAAG GAGTTCTTGTTGAAGATCTTCTGCGTGTTCCGCAATCTGATGAAACTGACGATCTTCCCCCGAGACTGGAGCGTCATGAGGCTTCTAACTAGTCA TATCATCGTAGTGACAACACAGTTCCTGTCTCCGGCACTACACAAGAACTTCTCAGAGGCCGATTTTGATTTCAAG GTGTGGAACTCCTTTTTCAGCCTCACTGTGCTGTACATCAACCAGCCCAGTCTGCAACTGGAGGCGATCGGCCCggctaaaagaaagaaagtcctGGACAA GAATGGAGATATGAGAGTGATGATGGCTTATGAGCTCTTCAGCATGTGGCAAAAATTAG GTGACAACAAGCCCCACTTCATTCCCGGAATGATGGGTCCCTTCCTTGGCGTCACCCTGGTGCCTCAGACCGAGGTTCGAAACATCATGATCCCAATTTTCCACGACATGATGGATTGGGAGCAGAGGAAAAACGGCAACTTCAAACAG gtggaaGCGGAGCTGATGGATAAGCTGGACAGCATGGTGTCGGATGGAAAAGGCGATGATAATCACAGAGAGCTCTTCAGCCTTTT GACCCAGCTGTTTGGTCCTTATCCAAG CCTGCTGGAGAAGATAGAGCAGGAGACCTGGAGAGAGACGGGGATCTCATTCGTCACATCAGTCACAAGACTTGTCGAGCGATTACTGGATTACAG GGACTGCATGAAAGGAGATGAGATGGAGAACAAGAACAAAATTGGTGGTTccgtcaacctcatg AACTTCTACAAATCAGAGGTCAACAAGGAGGACATGTACATCCGTTACATCCACAAGCTGTGTGACCTGCATCTCCAAGCAGAGGACTTCACAG AGGCAGCGTTCACCCTGCTGCTGTACTGGGAGCTGCTGCAGTGGGAGGACCGGCCTCTGAGGGATTTCCTTCACTACCCCTGTCAGAGCGAGTGGCAACGCAAGGAGAACCTGAGTCGTAAAATCCTCCACTACTTCAACAAGGGCAAG TGCTGGGAATATGGAATCTCTCTCTGCCGGGAGCTGGCTTTCCAGTACGAGACTTTATATGATTACCAGAGCCTCAGCTGGATACGG AAAATGGAGGCAGCGTATTATGACAACATCATTGAGCAGCAGCGGATCGAGCCGGAGTTCTTCAGAATGGGCTTCTATGGCAGGAAGTTTCCTTTCTTCCTCAGG AACAAGGAGTTTGTCTGTCGTGGTTATGACTATGAACGGCTCGAGGACTTCCAGCAAAGGATGCTGGGGGAATTTCCACAAGCCATCGCCATGCAGCATCCCAACCAACCTGACGACACCATCCTGCAGAGTGATGCTCAGT ACTTGCAGATCTATGCGGTGACTCCAGTGTCAGACATCTCTGATGTGCCTCAGCTGGAGCGTGTGCCCGAGAGGATCAAGAGCTTCTACCGCATAAACAATGTCAGCCGCTTCCACTATGACAGGCCTTTCCACAAGGGGCCCAAGGACCGCGAGAATGAGTTCAGG AGTCTGTGGATTGAGAGAACAACCCTTAtcctctcccgtcctctccccggGATCTCTCGCTGGGCGGAGGTGGAAAGGAGAGAAGTG atgGAGGTGAGCCCTCTGGAGAATGCCATTTATGTGGTGGAGAATAAAACCCAGGAGCTTCGGACTCTGATCAGCCAGTACCAACACAGACAGCATCATGGCAACATCAACCCGCTCAGCATGTGCCTAAATGGGGTCATAGATGCGGCTGTGAATGGAGGCATCGCCAGATATCAGGAg GCCTTCTTTGATAAGGACTACATCAGCAGTCATCCAGAAGATACAGAGAGGATCACACACCTGAAGGATTTGATGCAGGAGCAG GTGCACATTCTCGGAGTGGGGCTGGCTGTTCACGAGAAGCTGGTGCATCCAGAGATGCGTCCCCTGCACAAAAAGCTGGTAGACCAGTTCCACATGATGAGGACCGGTTTGCATCAT TATATGGTTGGGTCCCAGCAGGGTGTGCCCGGCGTGGATCGATTCGGCCCTGCAGGCTGCCAAGGTGTCAACTCTCCCAGAGGCATCCTCTCCTCCCACAGCCACATGAGCCCTGAGAGTGTCCGCCTCATACACAGACACAG CCCTCTGAACCTTCAGGGTTCGATCCGTCACTCGTCCTCCTCGCTGTCCTCTCACACATCGAGTGAGGCAGGAAACCTCGTCATAATGACCGACGGCCTAATGGGGGAGCACCCAGAGGAGGCATTACACATGCAG ccgagcccctcctcctccagcctgaGCTCAATCCGCTCCAACTCTTCCCAGATTATTAACTCTGCTCCCTCGAGTGCCAGAG GCTCTCCGTCTTTGCCTGATAAGGCCAAACACAACCGAGAAGTGATGATACTGTTGCCGTCTCATCGTGAGAGGGGCAACAACTCCATGTACTACAACATGGCAGAGAACGGACAG AACAACCACATGCAGCGTGCCTTACTTCAGCAAGTTAGCCCCTGTAAGCCATGTGCTGATCCTCacatgaatctcccagagaaag TGTTTCCTAACGCTCCCAGCAGCTGGAGTTTGGATGGAGAGAACAGGGAGCAGATGTCCTACATGCCGGCTTCTGCTGGAGGGGTGATCATGCCACCTGTCCCACCAAGGTCCTTCCCATCAG GACACTTCCTGATGCACTGTGATGCGTTTCACCACCAGAATAGCGACCCTCCCCCCGCCCTGCCTGTCCGTTCACTTCGAAAG TCTCCTCTCCACCCGATCCCTGGCTCTCCCACCAGTCCTCAGTCAGCTTTGGGTGGCAGTAACTCCACCCTGTCCGGCAGCGCCAGCAGCGGCGTCTCCTCTCTGAGTGAGAGTAACTTCGGAGGCCAGTATCCAGACCCCGGCCCCATCAGGAACGACGCACTGGAGCCTCTTCCCAGTCACCTGTGGTCCCCCCCTGACGAATACCTGGCCTCTCCCTACTTGCACATCCACTACGGCGGACCAGAGCTCGACTCAGTGGACCCAGTCCGCCCCTTCCACTACCGCAGCCCCGCCTCGCACCCGCACAACCACCCGCATCCTCACGCTCACGCCCACCCCGGGATGGACGGCCACTCCCACGGGCCGTTGCCTCACCACCACGCTCCCATTCACGGCCCCCACCACATCCCGTACCGCAGGCCTCAGCCTCCGGCCGTGCCGCCTAAACCCTACCTGAGAGAGGGCTGCATCCCCGAGGAGGAGCTGCCGCCTCAGCCCATCCCGCTGCCCCGCAGGATCTTCCACTCCCCTCACGGCCACCGGGAGGACCAGGGGAAACACCCCTGGGAGCAGTGCATCAACGAGGAGCACGAGGAGACCCAGTGA